The Salicibibacter halophilus DNA window GATAGCAATAAGAACAGCCAAAACGGCTCTTATTAATAAAATCTTTGTAAGATAACTTACACTTCGGGCATTGCAAGGTATATTCTTTTTCTTCCCGTTTTGAATAACCTGCGCCGCTCCCGGCGCTTGGGTCTACATTCAATAAACCGGAGAGGAGATCATGAATAGAATAGCTATTTGAGCCCGGGAACTCGTCGCCTTTTTCTTTGGCGCACACTTCGCATAAATGCATTTCTGTTTTTTTCGCATTAACAATCTTCGTGAAATGCAGGGTTGCCTGCCGTTGGTTACATTCCTGACACTGCACGAACCCACTTCCCCTCTATCGTTAAATCTTATACTTTAAACTCGAAAGCATTGCCTTCAAAACATTCGCCCGGATTGTATCGCGGTGAGCAGGAACCGGAAGAGCAATGACCTCCCGTTCAATCGCCGCAAGCATCATATTCCCTTCTCGCTTGCTGATGGCTCCCTCTTCCAATAGCCGAAGAACAACACTTTTCCCCGTCCTTTGATCGATGGACTCTCCGATGTTTTTAATCAATTGATCACATAATTCCTGATGATCTGAATGCCGTACCTTCGTAATCCGAATATAGCCGCCTCCGCCGCGCTTACTTTCCACAACATAGCCTTTTTCAATTGTAAATCTTGTGCGAATCACATAGTTAATTTGCGACGGCACACATTCAAAGTGCTTGGCAAGTTCACTTCTTTTTATCTCAATTAAATCCTGTTCTTCTTTCGTCAAAATCGATTTTATATAATTTTCAATGACATCAGAAATGTTATTCCCCATCATACCCACCCCCTGACCTTAACTATCTTTGACTTTAATATAATACAAATTCAGTGCAGTTTCAAGTCAGCACTTGCCCTACTTTTCATTCCGGTTTTTCAGCTGCTATCTCCAATAACAGGATAGCCTGAAATAAAAACATTCATGCTATAAGAATGAAATTTGGATGCTTTATGGCGAATATTACCAGCGAGGGAAAAAGGAA harbors:
- a CDS encoding UvrB/UvrC motif-containing protein; translated protein: MQCQECNQRQATLHFTKIVNAKKTEMHLCEVCAKEKGDEFPGSNSYSIHDLLSGLLNVDPSAGSGAGYSKREEKEYTLQCPKCKLSYKDFINKSRFGCSYCYQAFSAKLDPILKRVHGGNHTHTGKIPKRQGGRLILQREISSLKTKMQEHIDQEEFELAAEVRDQIRELQETREKEEGQ
- a CDS encoding CtsR family transcriptional regulator — its product is MMGNNISDVIENYIKSILTKEEQDLIEIKRSELAKHFECVPSQINYVIRTRFTIEKGYVVESKRGGGGYIRITKVRHSDHQELCDQLIKNIGESIDQRTGKSVVLRLLEEGAISKREGNMMLAAIEREVIALPVPAHRDTIRANVLKAMLSSLKYKI